Within Gemmatimonadota bacterium, the genomic segment CGACCACATCGCCGAAGCCAGAACGGGATCGTGGAGCAACTGGGCCATCGAACCCTTCTCCATCGAAGGCCGCGACCAACGCGCCTCTGTGCGCTTCAAACTTCTCGAACTCGAATCCGATGGCTCTCATCTCAAGCTCTACCGCTCTCAAATCACATATAGCGACGGCTTCACATATCCAGACGACCTCGCCGACGAACTCATCCAGCGATTTGGTCCCTATCAAGAACACGCCTCCATGACACCCTACACGTCTGGCATGACCGACTTTGACACCGCCCTTGAAGAATGCGAATACCAGGGCCTCTGGTTTGCCGACGTCGCCAATTACATGCTCCACGAAAAAGATGCCAGTTTCTTTATCTGTCACTGGCACCTCTACGACTACATCAACCACATCCACCTCGACGGCGTCGATCCGGTTTGCCCGGCTTACGATCCCGACAAAGCCGACGACATCATGCACCTCTTCCGCAAAGCCTATATCGTTGGCGACAAAATTTTAAAACGCATGTGGGACGCCACCGATGACACCACATACGTCGGCGTACTTTCCGATCACGGCGCATCGCCGGATGTGCGCATCGCCAATATCCGAAAATTCCTGCACGACAGCGGATTCACCGTCCTGAAAGAAGACGCCAGCGACGGCGTCGAGCGCGACGAAGTCCTCGAAAGCGAAATCGACTTTGAAAAAACCCGCGCCTACCTCAAAGACGACAAGGGATTCGACATCTGGATCAACGCCGAACCCGGGCCCAAATTCAATGAAATCGAACGCGATGTCCTCCTCGCCCTTCGCACCTGGGTCGATGAAGAAATCGGCCGCAATGTCGTTGCCATCGCCCTGCCCAGACGCGACGCGTACATACTCGGGCAATGGGGCGACCAGTGCGGCGACGTCATCTTTGCCTGGGACCACGGATTCGTCAGCGGCTACTACGGCCAGTGGAAAGGCATTGTAGGCGGCGGCTGCGTAGGTGCACCCGAAGTCTTCGGCGCACACCACGGCGGCTTCATCCCCACGCGCAGCGACATCTCATCGAGCTTTGGTTCTTTCTTCCTATCGGGACCCGGCATCAAAAAAGGCTACGAACGCCCCACCGACAAACTCGGCTACATCCACGCCGCAGACGTCGTCCCCACCCTTTGCCACATCTTCGGTATTGCCCCACCGGACCAGAGCCAGGGCGCGGTTGCCTACGACATTCTCGAAGGGCATGAGATGGTGCGGGAACGGCCTGAATAAAACATGACACGACAATTTGCCCTTGTTCTTATCACCTGCCTGACGATTACATCCTGTACTTCTACGAAGGGTGCAACCGAGGCTGAGTTCAGCTTCACTTTTCAAAGCGATGCCGAAGGCTGGACGGCCGGATTTGCCGATCTTCCCGCCAACTTCGAGCCATCAATCTACGAACTCGACTCCGGTTATCGCCCTCTGCCACCAGGTCTCGAAGGCAATGGTCTCTACATCCAGGGACATAATCGCAGCGACGACCTCTTCATGTTTTTCAAGAGGCGGATCGACGGGCTTAAGGCAGATGCGACCTACGCGGTATTCGCGTCCCTCGACCTGGCGACCAACGTTCCGTCCAACACCTTTGGCATCGGTGGCTCTCCCGGCGAGAGCGTGTACGTAAAAGCGGGAGCATCTACTGTTGAGCCTGTAGCAGAGGGGGACAACCTCAGAATGAACATCGACAAGGGAAACCAGTCCAACGGCGGCGCATCAATGGTCGTGATAGGAAACGTCGCTCATCCCGAGGTTGTCGGCAGAGAGTTTCGGCTCAAGTCTCTTGACAACGCCGACAATCCAGTGAATGTCACCACTGACAGCAAAGGCGGACTCTGGCTGATCGTCGGTACCGACTCTGGCTTTGAGGGACTGAGCACATTCTACTACGCCCGCATTGCTTACACACTCAAAATAGTGGAATCTCCTAACTCGGAGGCTTCACTTCTCGGACCGAGTAGTCGGAGTTTGGATTAGGTTTGCACGAGCAAGCCCTTTTTTCCCACATCACCGACAACATCGAAACCCGATCCCCTTCCCTTGCCATCTGGGATTGAGACGTCCGCGCTCTTGTACTCGCACGGCTGGTGCGCCATTTACCCAACTGCCACCGCGCATCACGCGCAAGCTCCCACTCTCTGGACCCGGGGGATTTTCCCGCGGGCTATTGCGATAATAATCCACGCGATGCCAATCCGCCACCCACTCCCACACATTACCCGACAAATCCGCCACCTCAAAAGGACTCATACCATTGGGAAAACTACCCACAGTCGAGGGCTTGCCCACATGCCCATTAAAATTCAACCGCGTCGGATCGGGATCCTCATTGCCCCAGGGATAAATACGCCCATCTCCACCCGCGGCCTTTTCCCACTCCGCCTCGGAACACAACCGCTTACCTGCCCACGCGCAAAAATCCTGTGCATCAAACCAGGTCACACCAACGACCGGTTGCCGCGCGGCATTAAACCCCACAGAATCGGCACACGCCGAAGGATCGCGTCCTGTAGTCGCAACGAATAATCTGTAATCCGCGTTCACCACCTCAAAGCGATCAATCCAGAACGCATCTAAAAACACCACATGCTCGGGACCTTCATCCCGCCCAAACTCATTGGTCCCCATCACAAATTCGCCCGCTGGAATTTCGACCATCTCCTCAACCAACTCGCCCTCAGATTCTGGCTGAACGGGATAATCATCGCCACAATTAGCTATCAGCCCCATCCCAATGAGCACGCACAAAAATTTCAAAATATCGCTCATCTCAGCCTCCTGATGAGACCGCTAAAACAGCGGCATCCGAAAGAGGTTGTTTGTTCTCAAAATCGCGTGTATTTTTGCGTCTGAAATCTGGATAAACAGTAGTCCATTGGAGAAAGCATGAACAAAGTCACCACATATTATCTCGAAATGAAATCGCCTTCATCGCTCAACGAAAAAACAGAATCGAACGGACTGCAAGTACATGAATGCGAAATCAAACAATATCAATTTAACAAATTTCTATATCAATTCATAGGCGGACCCTGGGATTGGACAAACAAACTCTCCTGGTCAGATGAACAATGGAAAGCGCACGTAGAAAACGACAACCTGAGAACATGGCTTGCGCAGTACAAAGGCGCGCCCGCAGGATACTACGAACTCCACAAGCAAGACGATGGCAACGTCGAAATCCTCTATTTTGGTCTGGCTACCAAATTCATCGGACAGGGCTTTGGGGGTTATCTCTTATCCCATGCAATAAAATCCGCCTGGCAGTGGGGACAAACAAAAAGAGTATGGGTGCATACCTGCACCCTTGATCATCCACATGCACTGCAAAATTACAAAGCACGCGGCATGGAAGTCTATCACACGGAAACGACCGACCACGAACCTTAAGGGGAACCCATGAGACTACAAAACAAAAACATCGTCGTGACGGGCGGTGCATCGGGAATAGGACAGGCGGCAGCGCGATGCTGTGCCCGGGAAGGCGCGCGCGTAGCCGTAGTAGATCTGGACGGAGCGGGCGTGGAACGCACAGTTCGAGAAATCGAAAACGCGGGTGGGAATGCAGCGGGATATCACGCAGACATAAAAGAAGAAAATCAGGTACGCGCACTTTTTGAAAATATTGGCAACGCCTTCGGACACATCGATGGCTTAATCAACGCCGCAGGCATCCTCGAAGGCGCGCTCGTCCCGATCGATGAATTTGATGAATTCACCTGGGACAGAGTCATAGACATCAATCTAAAAGGAAGCTTCCTCGCCTCAAAATACACCGTACCACTAATGAAAAAAGCCAGCAAAGGCGTCATCGTACTCATCGCCTCTGGCGCAGGCGTCAAAGGTGGAAGCTCATCGGTCGCTTATGGCTCAAGCAAAGGCGGCGTCCACGGACTCTCCCTCGTATTGGCAGCCCAACTGAGCAACCGCAACATCCGCGTCCACGGCGTATGCCCGGGCGGAATTGAAACACCGCTCAAAATGCGCGTTGTACAAAAACAAGCCGACGCCGCAGGGCGCGACGTCTCAAAAATGGCAGCCGGACTCGGCGACCCCGAAGGCGTGGGCAAAATACTGTCCTTCCTCGTATCTGATGAAGCCGATTATCTTCGCGGCAGCATCTTCACGCGATAGGAGACCAGACCATGCGCTTAGGTGTCGTAGGCCTCTTGCCCCGGGATTTTCGCACCCTGCAATCGCCACATCTTCAGACCATCCAAAACCTCGGATTCACCGGCGGAGCCTTTCACTTCCCCGCAGAACTATGCGAAGAAATCACAACCGCCGACACGGATCGGTGTCGCACACTTTTTGCCGAACACAACCTCGACCTCGCACAATTCTCCATCACATACCCCGAGTGCCTCTTTGATCCCGATCCAGAGATCCGAACCGCAATCATCCACAAAATCAAAAAAGGTGCAGAAATCGCCGCGGGCCTATCTGCACAAACCTATCTCCTGCGTCCCGGCAGCCGCAACCCCGCTGGAAGCTGGACACCCCATCGCCAAAACCACACGCCAGAAGCACGGGAACGCCTCATCGAAACCCTGCGAAAAATCACCCCTACCCTCGAACAACACGGCGTTACAGTCGTCATGGAAACCCACCTCGTCTCCATCCTCAAAAACCCGGAAACATGCCGCCAAATGGTCGAAAGCGTCGGATCGCCCAACCTGCGCCTGGTCATGGACTACGTCAACCACTTTGAAACCTTAAGCCAGGTCTATGCCAGCACTGACCGTCTGGACCACATCTTTTCCCAAATGGGCGCTTATTCCCCGGTCATGCACATCAAAGACATCGCCATCGGCAAAGGACTTGTCATCCACCTCGACGAAACCGTACCCGGCAACGGCGAACTCGACCTCGCCCACTGCTTCCGGCATTTCCAGAACCACCAGCCCAACAACTACGGCCTCATCGAACACCTCAAACCCGACCTCATACCAGAAGCCGCCGCAAACACCCGCGCCATCGCCTCCTGCGCCGGTGTTCCGATAACATAAAAAACGGCGTCCGATTAACTGGTCGGACGCCGCGAGAAACCATTCAATTCGGAGAAATCCAGCGTTTTTTCCATTCCCGCATAATGTGAAAATACTGTTGCACCTTGCTATAGCGGCGCAAAATCTCGAGCACCTTCAACCGCAAAACATACTTTTCCTGATCCATAACGCCTCCTTTCACGTACTCCTATCTCCTTCCCGATACCGATCCAAAATCTCCAGCAATTCCTCTGCCACCTCCGACTCTTCACAAAATAAATTATTCTGCTCCTCCGGATCGGAAGTCATATCGTAAAGCTGCATCGGCGGTGCATCCGCTGGCACATCTGCCTCCCTCAAACTCCAGCCCCCCGACCCGCGACACGCCACCAGCTTCCACTGATCTTTGCGAATCGCAAACGCCCCGCTAATCGAATGATGCACCGTCGCCTCCCGAATCGTATCCTCCAGATCGCCTCGCATATACGGCAAAATATCATAACTATCCTCACCCGCATCCCCTGGCAACTCCACATCGCAAATCCCGGCAACAGTCGCCAGCAAATCCGTCAAACACACCGTCTTATCACAACGCGACTCCGGTTCAATCACCCCGGGCCACGAAACGATAAACGGAATGCGATGTCCGCCATCCCATGCATCGGACTTCTGCCCCCGATAAATATAATTCCCCAAATGATCGTACTTCTCCTTCAACCCTATCGGCTCTTCGTGACAGCCATTATCACTCGTCACAATAATCAGCGTATCATCCGCCAACCCATTGCGCTTCACCGCCGCCAAAATCCGCCCAACACTCCAATCGTGCTCCGTCACATAATCCCCGTATTCCCCCGCCTGACTTCGCCCTGCAAACCGCCCCCGCGCAAAATGCGGCGTATGCGGCGAAGGCGCGGGAAAATACAAAAAGAACGGCTTATCCCCATTCTCCTTCGCGTGCTGATTGATAAACCCCTCGGCGCGAATCGTCAACTCCAGCAAACACGTATCATGCATAAACCCCGGCGCACACGCACCCCCGCGCCAAAATTCTGGCCTCGGCGAATCCGCAGTCTCCTCAACCGGCTGCTCCACCACCACCCCATCCTCAATATAACAATACGGAGCCATATCCAGCGACGCCGGAATAATAAACGAATAATCAAAACCCACCGTATGGGGTCCATCCGTCAACGGCGCAGAAAAATCCACCGTCTCTCCATTCATCCTCTCCGCCCCATCTCGTACCTGCCAGCCCAAACCCAAATGCCACTTGCCCACACAAGCCGTCGTATAACCCTCATCGCGCAACAGCGAGGGCACAGTCATCCGTCCAGCTTCAATCAACGGCTCAGAATACCCATTCAAAACCCCGCGCTTCAACCGCGAACGCCAGCAATAACGCCCCGTCATCACCCCGTACCGCGTGGGCGTACACACCGCAGAATTGCTATGTGCATCCGTAAAAATCATCCCCTCCGACGCGAGTTGATCCGTATGCGGCGTTGGAATCTTCGAATCGGGATTTAAACAACTCACATCTCCATATCCCCAGTCATCTGCCAAAAGGTAGATAATATTTGGCTTGCGCATCATACAAACTCCCTTCATCATGTCTATTCAAAAGCCACAAAAATCATGATCACCATAATACACCCATCCATACCATGACACAACCTCATTTTCTCCAAACACTCCAGCGCCACACGTCCAATCCACTGTTGACCATTGATGACATCACCTGGGACTACAAAAAAAAGCGATCCATCATGTTTCCCAGCGTCATCGACATGAGCGACAAACTCAACAGCCCCATTGATCGCTACTACATGTATCTCGCCTCACACGGCGGCAGAGAAATCGGCTTTGCAACCGCACCAACGCTCGAAGGCCCCTGGACAATGCAAAAAGAAGCCGTCCTACACATCGACAATTGCCCCGCCGTCACGGGCCACCTCAGCTCGCCCGAAATCATTTATTACAACAACCGCTTCATCCTCTACTACCACGGCGGCTGTCCGCCAGAAGTGCTCAAAGAACAAAACCGCCGAATGCTCACCCACTATTACCGCCGCATTCAAAACTCAGGCGCCGCCACCTCAACCGACGGCATCCACTTTGACATACACCCCGACCCCCTCCTCCTCCCCATCACCACCCCCGACCACTGGCGTGCGGCCACCAACATGTATCTGCGCGTCGTGCCCACAGAAAACGGATGCCACGGCTTCTTTATGACCATGAGCCGCGAAGAAGCTGATTACAATGGTGAAACCAAAAAACTTCCCAAAGAACAACGGAAAGGTCGCCCCCATCCCACAAGCATCGGCCAGGCCTATTCACCCGACGGATTAAATTGGACCCTCGACGAAACCGGTGCCATCCTCACCGCCGAAGAAACACATGGGGAACACCAGCGCATTCGCCATATTGGATGTACACGCATCGACGACACACACATCCTGGCAACCTATTCTTGTTTTTCCAACACCGATGCAACCTGTGAAAGCATCTTCGCTGCCACATTACAAATCAACGGCCAGGCGGTACGCCTTGTTCACAAACACGGCACAATCCTAACACCCCAAGGGGAATGGGAAAAACGAAATGTGCGCGACCCCTTTCCCATATTTCACAACGACAAATTATACCTCTACTACGCCGGCGGCGGAGAAAAAGGCATTGGACTGGCAATCTCACAATAACCCCGAATCGACCACTGACTTACAATCTGCAATTTTCCTCCTGAGGTCTTCATGTCCGACAAACCCAACATCCTCTGGATCTGCACAGACCAGCAGCGCTTTGACACCCTCGGCTGTTATGGCAACCCCTATGTACACACCCCTAACCTGGACCGCCTCGCCGAACAAAGTGTCCTCTTCGAAACCGCCTTCTCGCAAAGTCCCGTCTGCACGCCCAGCCGATCCAGCTTTCTCACCGGACGCTATCCGCGCACCACGCGCTGCCGACAAAACGGCCAATCCATACCCGGCGACGAAATCCCCGTCACCAAACTACTCCACGACGCCGGATACGTATGTGGCCTATCCGGCAAACTCCACATCTCGGTCTGCAACCCCAGCACGTGCCACGGCACAGAACGCCGTATAGACGACGGCTATGACCAGTTCTTCTGGTCGCACGACCCCGCCCCCAGATGGCCCACCAATGACTATCACCAGTGGTTGCACGACAAAGGTCTAAAACGCGATGTCCAACCCTTCCCCGACTCCCGATACGTACAGACACTCCCCTCTGAAGAACACAGCCAGACCACCTACTGCATCCAGCGCGCCATCACCTTCATCCGCAGATGTGCTGAAGAAGGTATGCCCTGGACCTTCTCCCTCAACCCCTTTGACCCGCATCACGCCTTTGATCCCCCGCGCGAAGACCTCGAGCGCTACCGCGACCTGCTCGACGACATACCCCTGCCCAACTACGTCGAAGGCGAACTCGACGACAAACCCGTCTGGCAACGCATCGATCACGGCGGCTCCTACGGCGGCAAAGGCATGTATGCGTACGACCAAATGACCGACACCGATCACCGCTGGGTCACCGCGGCGTATTGGGCCCTGGTCGATGTCATCGACCGGCAGATCGGCCACCTGCTCGACTGCCTCGAAGAAACCGGTCAACGCGACAACACATACATCATCTTCACCTCTGACCACGGCGAAATGCTCGGCGACCACGGCATCTACCTCAAAGGCCCCTTCTTCTACGAACCCGCTGTGCGCGTCCCCCTCCTCATCTCAGGACCGGGCCTTCGCAACGACGGCTCGCGATCATCTGCACTCGTCGAACTCGTTGACCTCGCGCCCACCATCCTCGAATGGGTCGGCCTCGACCGCCATCCCGCCATGCAGGGCCGCACCCTCCAACCCATCCTGAAAGGTGACGCGCCTATCGACCAGCACCGCGACGACATCTACTGCGAATATTACAACGCCATGCAGGGCCACAAAAATCCGCCAGCCCATGCCACCATGGTCCGCACCGACCGCTACAAACTCGTCGCCGCACACGGCACTGGCGGAGGCGAACTCTACGACCTCGAAACCGATCTCACTGAAACGCACAACCAGTGGAACAACCCCAACTACACCACCGTGCGCCTCGACCTCATGACCCGCCTTGCCGACCGCATGGCCTGGACCGTTGATCCCCTGCCCCCGAGAGAAGCCGGGTTTTAATAAGGAGCATTGCATGTCCGAAACACAACCGCGCCCCGAACACCCCCGTCCGCAATTTCAGCGCAGCACCTGGCTAAACCTCAACGGCATCTGGAACTTCGCCATTGACTCTGGGCAATCCGGCGAAGCCAAAGGCTGGCCCCAAAATCCCGCTGATTTAGACCGCGCCATCACGGTCCCCTTCTGTCCGGAATCCAGCCTCTCGGGCATACAACACACGGACTTCATGCCCTCGGTCTGGTATCACAGAACCTTCGACATCCCCGACGAATGGACGGACAAGCGCGTACTCCTGCACTTCGGCGCAGTCGATTACCACTGCAAAGCCTGGGTCAACGGTCGGCTCATCGGACAGCATTACGGCGGCAGTTCATCCTTCACTTATGACATCACGGACGCACTCACCTCCGACGCGAACCACCTCGTCGTCTGCGCCAATGACGACACGCGCTCTGGCGACCAGCCATCGGGCAAACAATGCCCCGACCTCTATTCCCGCGGCTGCCACTACACCCGCATCACGGGAATATGGCAAACCGTCTGGCTCGAAGCCGTACCCGAATCGCGCATCGAAACGGTACGCATCGTACCCGACCTCGACAGCAGCCGCTTTGTACTCACCCCCACATTCAAAAACGCGCATCGCGGACACACCTTCCGCGCCGTCCTCCTCAACGGCAAAGAAGAAGTCGCTGTCTCCACCATGCCCGCCACGAGTGGCACTGCCATGTCCTTGCGCATCAAAAACCCGCAACCCTGGTCGCCAGCCAACCCCCATCTCTACGACCTCCGCTTTGAACTCCGCGACGGCGACACCACCATCGACACAGTCAACAGCTATGCTGGACTGCGAAAATTTCACATCGAAGGGCACAAATTCTACCTCAACAACACCCCCATCTTCCTGCGCCTTGTACTGGACCAGGGATTCTATCCCGACGGAATATGGACAGCCCCATCCGACGAAATGCTCAAAGGCGACATCGAAAAATCGCTCGCCGTCGGCTTCAATGGCGCGCGTCTCCACCAGAAAGTATTCGAAGAACGCTTTCACTACTGGGCCGACAAACTCGGCTATCTCACCTGGGGCGAATACTGCGACTGGGGCATGAACTTCGGCTCACCCCAATCCATTCACAACCAGCAGCGCGAATGGCGAGAAATAGTCCAGCGCGACCTCAACCACCCCTCCATCCTCGCCTGGACCCCATACAACGAAACCCGGAGAGGCGCGACCAACCACTTTGAAGCGCATCGCCGGGCCGTACAGGAAACCTACGACCTCACCAGGGCACTCGATCCCTCACGCCCCTGCCACGACACCAGCGGCTACGTACACGTCTGCACAGACATCTACACCGTACACGACTACGAACAGGACCCCGTCAAATTCCAGACAACTTATGCACCCGTATCCCCTGACGACTGGAAAAACACACCCATCCGCTTTCCCGAACTGAATGTGCCCTATCAGGGCCAACCCTATGTCGTCGATGAATACGGCGGCACATGGTGGGACCCCAATGCCGTCGAAACAGAACAGGACGCAGACCGCAAAAGCAGCTGGGGCTATGGCAAGCGCCCCACCGACATCGAAGAAGTGTATCACCGCATCGAAAAACTCACAGCCATACTCCTCAACCACCCCAACATCGCGGGGTATTGCTACACACAACTCACCGACATCGAACAAGAACAAAACGGCATCTACACCTATGACCGCCGGGAAAAATTCGACGCAAAACGCCTGAAAAAATATTTCGGTGCCCCCGCGGCGATAGAAGAGGAGTAATCCCCCATGGACCCCCGATGGCAAAACCTCCCGCACACCAACACCGAATTCACGCCCGCAACATATCCCGACCGCGAAACCTGGGAACGAGAAAAGGCGAGACTCAAAAAGCAAATCCTCTTTGCCGCTGGACTCTGGCCAATGCCCGAAAAAACCCCGCTCGACATCCACATCTACGACCGCATTGAAAGAGATGGGTACACCATCGAAAAAGCCTACTTTCAGAGCTTGCCCCACTTCTACGTAGGCGGCAGCCTCTTTCGCCCCCTCAATCCACAACCCAAAAGCCACCCCGGCATCTTAAGCCCACATGGGCATGCACAACTGGGCCGCATACAACACGGGGACACATCCTATCCGGGCCGGGGCATCACCTTTGCCCGAATGGGCTGCACGGCCTTCATGTGGGACATGGTCGATTACAACGACAGTGCCCGACACCTCTCCGGCGCATATCAGGAAGAAACCTACAGTGTTGTACACCGCGCACCCTGGCCCCACAAACAAGATGACCGCATGCTCTGGAACATCGGCATCCTGGGCTTTCAACTCTGGAACAGCATCCGCGCACTCGACTTCCTCTGCGAACTCCCCGAAGTCGATACCAACCGCCTGGGCTGCACGGGCGAATCGGGCGGAGGCACCCAAACCTATAACCTCTATACCGTTGACGACCGTCTGCACGTCGCCGCACCCGTCTGCATGGTCTCCGCCTACATGCAAGGCGGCTGTGTCTGTGAAAACGCCCCCCTGTTGCGCATTGACACCAACAACGTCGATATCGGCGCCACCTTCGCGCCTAAACCCCTCATCCTCGTCAGTTCCTCACAGGACTGGACGCAACACACCC encodes:
- a CDS encoding alkaline phosphatase family protein, which produces MSKKIIAYGMDGFITPMMKYFADEGVIPTFKRLLDEGAVNETFPSFPVWTPTNWATLSTGAHTGTHSVTRWRVEVAPGERINSFHGRANNAQRLWNALEREGLKGVALHYPAAHPSGVEKGYVIDGFGHPGHASTDYEIAAAQAYTTAEHVEEIVEMDHDGTAVRRRQRSIEPIPALSPADGWTNLPQSTAPPLASTIEIHARLGGDINRFHLLVFASANSGYDTLRVCRSQNGDDHIAEARTGSWSNWAIEPFSIEGRDQRASVRFKLLELESDGSHLKLYRSQITYSDGFTYPDDLADELIQRFGPYQEHASMTPYTSGMTDFDTALEECEYQGLWFADVANYMLHEKDASFFICHWHLYDYINHIHLDGVDPVCPAYDPDKADDIMHLFRKAYIVGDKILKRMWDATDDTTYVGVLSDHGASPDVRIANIRKFLHDSGFTVLKEDASDGVERDEVLESEIDFEKTRAYLKDDKGFDIWINAEPGPKFNEIERDVLLALRTWVDEEIGRNVVAIALPRRDAYILGQWGDQCGDVIFAWDHGFVSGYYGQWKGIVGGGCVGAPEVFGAHHGGFIPTRSDISSSFGSFFLSGPGIKKGYERPTDKLGYIHAADVVPTLCHIFGIAPPDQSQGAVAYDILEGHEMVRERPE
- a CDS encoding PEP-CTERM sorting domain-containing protein; protein product: MTRQFALVLITCLTITSCTSTKGATEAEFSFTFQSDAEGWTAGFADLPANFEPSIYELDSGYRPLPPGLEGNGLYIQGHNRSDDLFMFFKRRIDGLKADATYAVFASLDLATNVPSNTFGIGGSPGESVYVKAGASTVEPVAEGDNLRMNIDKGNQSNGGASMVVIGNVAHPEVVGREFRLKSLDNADNPVNVTTDSKGGLWLIVGTDSGFEGLSTFYYARIAYTLKIVESPNSEASLLGPSSRSLD
- a CDS encoding SUMF1/EgtB/PvdO family nonheme iron enzyme; this translates as MSDILKFLCVLIGMGLIANCGDDYPVQPESEGELVEEMVEIPAGEFVMGTNEFGRDEGPEHVVFLDAFWIDRFEVVNADYRLFVATTGRDPSACADSVGFNAARQPVVGVTWFDAQDFCAWAGKRLCSEAEWEKAAGGDGRIYPWGNEDPDPTRLNFNGHVGKPSTVGSFPNGMSPFEVADLSGNVWEWVADWHRVDYYRNSPRENPPGPESGSLRVMRGGSWVNGAPAVRVQERGRLNPRWQGKGIGFRCCR
- a CDS encoding GNAT family N-acetyltransferase, with the protein product MNKVTTYYLEMKSPSSLNEKTESNGLQVHECEIKQYQFNKFLYQFIGGPWDWTNKLSWSDEQWKAHVENDNLRTWLAQYKGAPAGYYELHKQDDGNVEILYFGLATKFIGQGFGGYLLSHAIKSAWQWGQTKRVWVHTCTLDHPHALQNYKARGMEVYHTETTDHEP
- a CDS encoding SDR family NAD(P)-dependent oxidoreductase, with the translated sequence MRLQNKNIVVTGGASGIGQAAARCCAREGARVAVVDLDGAGVERTVREIENAGGNAAGYHADIKEENQVRALFENIGNAFGHIDGLINAAGILEGALVPIDEFDEFTWDRVIDINLKGSFLASKYTVPLMKKASKGVIVLIASGAGVKGGSSSVAYGSSKGGVHGLSLVLAAQLSNRNIRVHGVCPGGIETPLKMRVVQKQADAAGRDVSKMAAGLGDPEGVGKILSFLVSDEADYLRGSIFTR
- a CDS encoding sugar phosphate isomerase/epimerase, whose product is MRLGVVGLLPRDFRTLQSPHLQTIQNLGFTGGAFHFPAELCEEITTADTDRCRTLFAEHNLDLAQFSITYPECLFDPDPEIRTAIIHKIKKGAEIAAGLSAQTYLLRPGSRNPAGSWTPHRQNHTPEARERLIETLRKITPTLEQHGVTVVMETHLVSILKNPETCRQMVESVGSPNLRLVMDYVNHFETLSQVYASTDRLDHIFSQMGAYSPVMHIKDIAIGKGLVIHLDETVPGNGELDLAHCFRHFQNHQPNNYGLIEHLKPDLIPEAAANTRAIASCAGVPIT
- a CDS encoding arylsulfatase, translating into MMRKPNIIYLLADDWGYGDVSCLNPDSKIPTPHTDQLASEGMIFTDAHSNSAVCTPTRYGVMTGRYCWRSRLKRGVLNGYSEPLIEAGRMTVPSLLRDEGYTTACVGKWHLGLGWQVRDGAERMNGETVDFSAPLTDGPHTVGFDYSFIIPASLDMAPYCYIEDGVVVEQPVEETADSPRPEFWRGGACAPGFMHDTCLLELTIRAEGFINQHAKENGDKPFFLYFPAPSPHTPHFARGRFAGRSQAGEYGDYVTEHDWSVGRILAAVKRNGLADDTLIIVTSDNGCHEEPIGLKEKYDHLGNYIYRGQKSDAWDGGHRIPFIVSWPGVIEPESRCDKTVCLTDLLATVAGICDVELPGDAGEDSYDILPYMRGDLEDTIREATVHHSISGAFAIRKDQWKLVACRGSGGWSLREADVPADAPPMQLYDMTSDPEEQNNLFCEESEVAEELLEILDRYREGDRST
- a CDS encoding sulfatase-like hydrolase/transferase, translated to MSDKPNILWICTDQQRFDTLGCYGNPYVHTPNLDRLAEQSVLFETAFSQSPVCTPSRSSFLTGRYPRTTRCRQNGQSIPGDEIPVTKLLHDAGYVCGLSGKLHISVCNPSTCHGTERRIDDGYDQFFWSHDPAPRWPTNDYHQWLHDKGLKRDVQPFPDSRYVQTLPSEEHSQTTYCIQRAITFIRRCAEEGMPWTFSLNPFDPHHAFDPPREDLERYRDLLDDIPLPNYVEGELDDKPVWQRIDHGGSYGGKGMYAYDQMTDTDHRWVTAAYWALVDVIDRQIGHLLDCLEETGQRDNTYIIFTSDHGEMLGDHGIYLKGPFFYEPAVRVPLLISGPGLRNDGSRSSALVELVDLAPTILEWVGLDRHPAMQGRTLQPILKGDAPIDQHRDDIYCEYYNAMQGHKNPPAHATMVRTDRYKLVAAHGTGGGELYDLETDLTETHNQWNNPNYTTVRLDLMTRLADRMAWTVDPLPPREAGF
- a CDS encoding beta-glucuronidase — translated: MSETQPRPEHPRPQFQRSTWLNLNGIWNFAIDSGQSGEAKGWPQNPADLDRAITVPFCPESSLSGIQHTDFMPSVWYHRTFDIPDEWTDKRVLLHFGAVDYHCKAWVNGRLIGQHYGGSSSFTYDITDALTSDANHLVVCANDDTRSGDQPSGKQCPDLYSRGCHYTRITGIWQTVWLEAVPESRIETVRIVPDLDSSRFVLTPTFKNAHRGHTFRAVLLNGKEEVAVSTMPATSGTAMSLRIKNPQPWSPANPHLYDLRFELRDGDTTIDTVNSYAGLRKFHIEGHKFYLNNTPIFLRLVLDQGFYPDGIWTAPSDEMLKGDIEKSLAVGFNGARLHQKVFEERFHYWADKLGYLTWGEYCDWGMNFGSPQSIHNQQREWREIVQRDLNHPSILAWTPYNETRRGATNHFEAHRRAVQETYDLTRALDPSRPCHDTSGYVHVCTDIYTVHDYEQDPVKFQTTYAPVSPDDWKNTPIRFPELNVPYQGQPYVVDEYGGTWWDPNAVETEQDADRKSSWGYGKRPTDIEEVYHRIEKLTAILLNHPNIAGYCYTQLTDIEQEQNGIYTYDRREKFDAKRLKKYFGAPAAIEEE